In Helianthus annuus cultivar XRQ/B chromosome 3, HanXRQr2.0-SUNRISE, whole genome shotgun sequence, a single window of DNA contains:
- the LOC110930757 gene encoding probable enoyl-CoA hydratase 2, mitochondrial, with translation MAVFSSIGKRFCNQALNGSKPSRLHFQSIRTLLLQSASESVKVHRHSDADSGIVQINMERPEAKNALGKDMLRGLLNSFEAISTDPAANVLMICSSVSRVFCAGADLKERLTMNVSEVRATVNSLRSTFTFLEALEIPTIAVIEGAALGGGLEMALSCDLRICGEDAKLALPETGLAVIPGAGGTQRLPRLVGKSIAKELIFTGRKISARDALSIGLINYCTPAGEAYSKALEVARDINQKGPVAVRMAKRAINEGLEVNMASGLDVEEECYEQTLHTNDRLEGLDAFAEKRKPLYKGN, from the exons ATGGCTGTTTTCTCAAGCATAGGCAAACGATTCTGCAATCAAGCTCTAAACGGTTCAAAACCCTCTCGATTGCATTTCCAGAGCATCCGCACACTTCTCCTACAGTCCGCTTCTGAATCCGTCAAAGTTCATAGACATTCCGATGCAGATTCCG GAATTGTTCAAATTAACATGGAGAGACCAGAAGCGAAGAATGCTCTTGGGAAGGATATGTTGAGGGGGTTGCTGAATAGCTTTGAAGCTATAAGCACGGATCCGGCTGCAAATGTGCTGATGATATGCAGCTCGGTCTCGAGAGTGTTTTGTGCAGGTGCTGATTTGAAG GAAAGACTGACCATGAATGTATCTGAGGTTCGAGCTACTGTAAACTCACTCAGGTCAACGTTTACATTCTTAGAG GCACTCGAAATTCCAACTATTGCAGTTATAGAAGGAGCAGCGTTGGGTGGGGGACTGGAAATGGCTTTATCTTGTGATCTCCGGATATGCG GTGAAGATGCCAAGCTAGCGTTGCCAGAAACCGGGCTTGCAGTAATACCAGG GGCAGGAGGGACGCAACGGCTACCTCGGTTGGTCGGAAAATCAATAGCAAAAGAACTTATTTTCACTGGCAGGAAGATCAGTGCCAGAGATGCATTGTCTATCG GGCTCATCAACTACTGTACTCCTGCTGGCGAGGCTTATTCAAAGGCACTTGAAGTTGCGCGCGATATTAATCAAAAG GGTCCTGTAGCGGTCAGGATGGCGAAACGAGCCATTAACGAGGGTCTAGAAGTAAACATGGCCTCTGGATTAGATGTGGAGGAAGAATGCTATGAACAAACATTG